In Eubalaena glacialis isolate mEubGla1 chromosome 4, mEubGla1.1.hap2.+ XY, whole genome shotgun sequence, the genomic window taaatccaaaaacaCATAGTGTGGtataggcacaaaaacagatacatacatCACTGTAACAGATTAAGAAGTCCAAAACGAAATCCACAGACCAATGGACGATTAATCTTCCAtgaaggaggcaagtatatacaatgcagaaaagaaaatcttttcagCAAGTGGTACTGGGAATGAGGACAGACACGTGAAAATCAATGAAGGTGGAAACTCCctccaccatatacaaaaataaactcaaaatgccttaaagacttaaatgtaagacaggacaccataaaactcctagaacataggcaaaacattctgtgACAtacattgcagcaatattttcttagatcggTCTCCCAacgcaaaagaaacaaaagcaaaaataaacaaatgggacctaatcatcCTTGTATGCTTTTGCATAGCGAAGGAaagcatcaacaaaacaaaaagatcaccttcagaatgtgagaaaagatttgcaaatgatgtgaccgacaagggcttaatttctaaaatatacaaacagctcatacaactcagtataaaagaaaaatgaacaacccagtcaaaaatgcacagaagagctaaatagacatttctccaaagaagacatccagatggccaatagacacatgaaaagatgctcaacatcactgattagtagagaaatgcaaatcaaaagtacattgAGGTACCAggtcacacgggtcagaatggccatcattaaaaagtctacaaataacaaatgctggagagggtgtggagaaaaggcaaccctcttacactgtgggggtgaatataaattggtgcagccactataaaaAACAGTaggcaggttcctcaaaaaagtacagctagaattaccatatgatcctgcaatcccactcctggtcatacatccagacaaaactatcattcaaagagatacatgcacccctatgttcataggagcactatccacaatagccaagacgtgggaTCAACCTAAATGTCagtcaagagatgaatggatcaagacgatatggtgtatatatatattatatatatatatatatatataatatatatatataatggagtactactcagccgtaaaaaaagatgaaataatgccatttgcagcaacacggatggaccaagagattatcacattgggttggccaaaaagttcattctggTCTTTCCGTAACATGGTACGGAAAACATCTTCCCAGTACCACTTCCCaaaactaagtgaaggaagtcggaaagagaaagacaaataccatatggtatcacctacatgtggaatctgaaatatgacaaaAAGGAACTCATCtgcacagactcagagacataaagaacagaccagtggttgccaaggggggagaagggcaggggagggatggattgggagtttaggattagcagatataaactattacatagagaatggataaacaacgaggtccttcTGTATACCACAGGCAACTATAAACAACATCCTGTGATACTCTGTAacagaaaggaatatgaaaaagaatcttTATATAGTTAATCTAAATACTgtgctgcagagcagaaaattAACACAACGCtgcaaatcaaatatacttcaataaaataaataaataaataaaaacacagtgtggtattggcacaaaaacagacatatagattaatGAATCCCAATAAGGAACccagaaaaaaatccacacaccgacggtcaattaatctttgatgaaggagcaagtatatacaatgaagaaaagacagtctcttcagccaGTGGTATAGGGAAAGAtaaacagccacatgtaaatcaatgaagttaggaCACTCCCTCCCACcgtgcacaaaaataaactcaaaatggcttaaagacttaaatatgaagacatgacaccataaaacacctagaagaaatcataggcaaaacatcctCTGACAAAAAtcctagcaatatttttttagatcagCTGGccaacaaaaaagaattaaaagcaaaaataaacaaatgggactaatcAACCTTataagctcttgcacagcaaaggaaagcatcaacaaaacaaaacaaaacgaagaacctatggaatgaaagaaaatgttttcacacgatgcgaccaacaagggtttaacttctaaaatatacaaacagctcatacaactcaatacaaaccaacaaacaaaccaaacaaccaatccaaaaatgggcagaagacttaaatagagatttcttcaaagaagacatccagacggCCAATggacacatgaaaaatgctcagcattgctgattattagagaaatgcaaatcaaaactacaaagtggtaccacctcacaccagtcagaatggccgtcactAAAAAgcctacaaagaacaaatgctggagagggtgtgagaaaagggaaccctcctacactattggtgggaatgtaaatgggtgtAGCCACTAGGGTAAACAGTAAGCAGCGTCCCCCAAAAAGTACAAAAAGAGCTacattatgatccagcaatcctattccttggcatatatccagacaaaactatcattcaaagatatacatgcacccctatgttcatagcagcagtattcacaagccaagacatgggaacaacctaaatgtccattgacagatgaatggatcaagatgtggtacatgtatacaatggagtattgctcagccataaaagagaatgaaataatgccatttgcagcaacatggatggatcaaGAGAGTATctattggcttggccaaaaagttcgttcgtgtttttccataacatcttacgtaAGACATCTTCCCAGTACCACTTTCCAATACTAAgcgaaggaagtcagaaagaaaaagacaaataccatatggtatcacttacatgtggaatctgaaatatgacaaaAACGAactcatctgcaaacagaaacagactcagagtcatagagaacagacctgtggttgccaagaagGAGACAGACtaggagagagatggattgggagtttgggattagcagatgcaaactattatatagagaatggattaaaaaggatgtcctactgtatagcacatttAACTATATACAATATCGTATGATAAATagtaatggaaatgaatatgaaaaagtatctgtatatatgtaaaactgaatcactctgctgtacatcagaaatcaTCACAACATCATAactcaactatgcttcaataaaataaattacaaaaaaacacagtgtggggacttcccttgcGGTTCATTGTttaagattctgtgctcccaatatagggggcataggttcgatccctggtcggggaactaagatccccaatgccgcacagcgtggccttaacaaaagaaaagaccttAGCAGTCCCAAGCTCTGAAAAAAATGAGtggaaaacacatacacacacacacacacgcacacacacacacacaaacacacaccagaCCCCTTGCCCTTGCCCATGTGcaatccaaaatttaaaaaatgttattaaaaaaaccACAGCGTGATatagacacaaaaacagacataaagaTCAATGGGAAAGAATAAGCAGCCcggaaataaatccacacactgacagtcaattaatctttgatgaaggagagaagaatatacagtggagaaaagacagtctcttctcaGGTGGTGTTGGGAacgctggacagccacatgtaaattaATGAAGTTAGAGTACTCCctcccaccatacacaaaaataaactcaaaatggcttaaagacttaaatataagacacgacaccataaaattcctagaagagaacacaggtaaatgattctctgatataaattatagcaatattttcttagtctcccaaggcaaaagaaatagaagcaaaattaaacaaatggggcctaatcaaCCTTattagcttttgcacagcaaaggaaaccatcaacaaaacaaaaagacaacctacagaatgggagaaaatatttacaaatgatgcgaccaacaagggcttaatttctaaaatatccaaacagctcatacaacttaataccaaaaaacaaacaaacatacaaacaaaaaacaaacaacccaatcaaaaaatgggcagaagacccaaatagacatttctccaaagaagacatccagatgcccaacagacacatgaaaagatgctcaacatcgctaattataagagaaatgcaaatcaaaactataatgaggtacctcctcacaccggtcagaatggccatcattaaaaagtctacaaataacaaatgctggagacagtgtggagaaaaggcaaccctcctacactgtttgtaggaatgtaaattggtgcagccactatggagaacagcatggagattcctataaaaactacaaatagagtaccacatgatccagcaatcccactcctggccatatatccagacaaaactataattcaaagagatacatgcacccctatgttcatagcagcactattcacaatatccaagacatggaaacaatggaaatgtccatcaacagatgaatggataaagaagatgtggtgtacatataCAAAAACAATGTTACTCAgctgtgtaaaagaatgaaataatgccatttgcagcaacatggatggacttagagattatcatagaaagtgaagtaagtcagaccaagaaagacaaatattatcgcttatatatgaaatataaaaaataatacaaataaacttGTTTACAaattagaaacagactcacagacagaaaacaaaattatggtttctcaagaggaagaggagggagataaaataggagtttggattaacagatatacaatattataaataaaacataaacaacaaggatttactatatagcacagggaggtatattcaatatcttgtaataacctataatgaaaatgaatctgaaaaagaatatatatatgtatgtatatatatatatatatatctggatcactttgctgtacacctgaaactaacatgatattgtaaatcaactatacttcaataatagaAAGTTGCTATGAGAGGAGAGCTCAACATTGTCACCAtaattacaacaacaacaaaacggaAATTGAACTGATTGTGTAGTTTCCAATGATGGAATATTCACGCAAATCTCATGCACTTCCTCATGTACATTCTGGAACTCTAGAAGAATTTTTCAAAGGGAGAACATCTCAGATTCATAGATTTTTCTCAGAATACAGAAAGGAAGTCTACAAGTAATACTTGGAAATGTAGCGCTTCTATACATCTGCCTTCCCTTTGGAACCAAAGGCTCTTCTGTGGGTGGATCTAAGATATTCTTTGGTCTCTTTGTAAACCACCCTGCTTGGTTCTGTCCTCTTGCCACTACTCTAATATTCCCCTATCTGCTGCAAGATGTTTACCACAGTAAGGTCAGTTAACATATCCTTTTTCTGACATAATtaccatgtatatatacacaccacattttctttattcatccgtggatggacacttaggttttttccatgtcttggctattgtgaataatgctacaatgaacataggggtgcaaaTATTTCttcgagatagtgatttcatttccttcagatatatatccataagtggaattgctggatcatatgatagttctatttttaattttttgaggaacctccatactcttttccatagtggctgcaccaatttacattcccaccaacagtacacaagggagTCATTTAGACTTACATTTGTTGGTAGGAGTAAACCGAACTATGTAGATAAGTTCCTTGTTTTCATTGTATCACCACTTAAAATAGCTAGCACTTATGAAATACTATGATGTTCCAAGCACTAGGCTGACTATTTCATAAGCATTGTTTCACTTAATTCTTACAAATTCATTAAGTAGATACCATCCTtacatccgttttttttttttttttttttccttcagatgaggaaactgaagtctgGAGAGAGTAAAGAATTTTCCTAACTTAACATATACGATGTAGCAGAGCCAGTACTTGAATATGAGTCTTCCTGACATAAAAGTCTGTGCTCTTAATCACCACTCAAAAATATCTCCTAAAGATATTGTTAACAGAACAAGGCACTCATACACGCACATACTCATGCTTAGGACTCTCCTTTAAACTGAGTATTAGATAGAGGAGCAAATTCAAATAGGAAAAAAGGGCCCAGCCCTAGTCTTTTAGTTAGTTGTCACCCCACAACACGTCATACAGAACACTGTGATGTTGACTGAGTAAAAGACTGTATCCCAAATAAGCCATGATGTTCCCATCATTTGAGTAAATCTTCTTTCCTGTAAAATCAGAAATACTTTATCTACTTTATCTGCAGTAGAAAACTATTTCAATGGGTTTCTGTTTAAGTTGGTAAGTTGGTACCATAAAATTCAACTTAGCTCAAACCTCACCTCCTCTGAGGATCTTTCCTGATACCCCATTTCTGTTCTTACTTAAATATTCCTTTTGAGTACTTCAGAGTGCCTGTGCAAATCTCTGTCTTAGCACTTATTACTCACTACAGTAATTATCGCTTTACTTTACTTCTAGGCTGTAACCTCTTGGGGTTTAAGTACCAggctttattccattttatatcccTAATGCCTTTCACAGTGCCTGAAATTAATCTGTGTGTAATAAACACCTGTCGATGAATTTAAAAACTCAGTGCATGTACGGCCAAACGACTGGCCTGTCtaaaatggaagaaatcaaaTTCGTTACTCTCAAAAGAAATTGTACAGCTGACTGATAATAAAGCCGTATACTAATTAAAAATTGTAATTAGCTAAACCAAAAGTCGGAGAAGTAATTTAAACTATCAGGAGGTAAGAATTGTGCCACTAGACCATGTGACacgaacagatttttttttttttttttttttttttttgacagtttcTGAGGGAAAGCGCTGTACAAACCAGGTTTTCAGTTCAGACGCCTGGCGGCGCTGCAGGCTAAAAATGGAGGTGGAGCCAGGCGCTTGCCACAGACTCCATTTTAGAAAAGACAACTGAGAGGGGCTGGGGGGTCGACGCGCCTTGGAAAACGTCGGCAGCAAGCTGAGATTTTAGACCTTTCTTCAAACAAATGGGAACTAGATATATGTTGATGTTATCCCTACTGGAAGACTTCCGAAGGCTTCTTTCATTAAAGACAACGCAGTCAAAGAGGCTATGCTGGAAACTGAGAGAAAATCTGACAGAAAAAAGGCAAGTGgtgagttttccttttcttcctgggcGTAGCGTAAACAGTCCAGGAAAAGGAAGGTTGCTTTTTATAGCCGGTTCCTGGAGATTTGGCCTCGCAGCGGAAAGGGGAGCGTCTGCGTAGCGGCGGGCAGACATACCTGAGCAAGGTGGTTTCCAAACTGACCAAAGATTCGTGAGTAAAGGCTCTTCTGTGGGTGGATCTAAACTATTCAGAGATCAAAGAATATTTTAGATACACCCACAGAAGAGCCTTTCCTCCCGAATAGGAAGCCAGACCTATAGAAACTATACATTTCCAAGTATTACCtgtaaacttttttgttttctgagaaaAATCTATGAATCTGAGATGTTGCCCCTTTGAAAAATTCTTGTGAATGTTTCAGAATGTGCATGGGGATGTGCCTGAGATTTGGTTGAATTTTCCACCATTGGAAACCACACAGGGAGTTTAATTTCACAATAATATGCGATGCAATAGTGGGGTAAGTAATTTGCCCATTCTTGGGGGAAAATCACTGGATCAAGAACAACCTATGGTAAGTTTAACTCTCACAGAAGAGAATGGTAGGTATCAACACCAGTCTCAGACCTCCGAAGGTCCAGATCGTGACAATCAGTGACAACCTTTGAGATGCATGCTCTTCAGCAACCTGGTTGTCAAAGCCTGCTAAAGATTTAATCTCAGTACATTAAGGAGCTGTTCACAGAATTCTCCAGGCTCACTGAATTCTCCAATCTCTGGTGCATACTCACCACACATTTTAAATACCACTCATATCTGTGCATTATAAACATCCACTGCAAGAAAATTACCAGGCAACTTCATGGCTACATGGCAAACATTCAGGCAATTTACATAGGAAATAGTTTCAGAAATACCTTTCTTCATGTAAAAGATGTTGGATGACAATTCCATAAAATTGGTGATGTTGACACTTACCTGCTCATCCTACAGTACTTCCAGAAGAAGACTTCACCTCTTTAAGGATTATCTCAGAACtctggaataaaaagaaaatgccttggtccttccttccagaattttctttccattgaatgtaaaaaaaaaatccccatactCTGCCAACCTAATGCAAGACAGAGAGACAGGAGATACATTTCTTTAACATCACTTTATCTCCAATTAAATTATGTTCTTTGAAGCTAAAAACAAGACAGTATGTGGAGACAGCTATCACCCTTGGCATTCTTGCTTTTTGGGCTCTGGGTAAAAAGTAGAGGAAACACCCCCTTTCTGAATAATGCTATAGTTGTTGTTTTATTGCTCTATCTTCagtagtgttttcttttcttctgaagcATAGCTAATTGTTAATTTATAGTCAACAAGTACCAATGCCTTagctatttttatcttttgtttaccTATAAGACAACTGATCTGGACACTTCAAAAAATTCAGTATCAATAAAATACAGGGGACTGTTCTAGAATAAATAGATGTAATACCAACACAATCATGAAActtggtttaaaaacaaaatttctaagACATTCCTTATGTCAAGTGGTTAAGAAAATAAGTGCATTTGTAAAAGGAATTCAAGAGTGAATATGAATTCTTAAGTTGAAGAAAACTGGGGGAGTATAATGGaaggataattttaaaaagttattagcGACTGGATTTTAGATAATATGGAATTATTGTTACTTCGGTACATTGAGAGACACTActtgaaaatattccatttagATTGCCATCAGTCTGAAAGGAAGGATTGGGATTTCCTTAATGTTTTGGAAAAAATGAACACTCGGAAAGGACGCAGGGTGGCGCTGCAGCATtagaagtagaaggaagaaagctACCAGTCTGCGCTCCTCTAGCCAGATGCTCTGCTAAAGAAgcaaggaggaaaaggaggcttTCTAAGGCAGTTGCTCCGGGAAATCAGGGCCCTAGGCATCTCCACTTATCCCAGTGTCTGAGTGATACTGGGAGATAGATCAGCGACAACGTGAATCCGAGCTGGGTCAAGTTTGCTGGGAGACGAGAGAGCGAtggaggcaggagagagaaagaaatgcttTCTGAAACAAAGGCAAGTCTTGATATTCTTTGTCTTGCTGGGCATAGCTCAGGCTGGTTCTGAGCCTAGGCATTATTCAGTGGCTGAGGAAATGGACAGTGGCTCCTTTGTGGCCAATCTGTTGAAAGACTTGGGGCTGGAGGTAGACGATCTAGCTGCTCGGGCCCCCCGGGTCgtttccaaagggaaaaaaatgccttTGCATTTTGATAGGCAGACCGGGGATTTGTTGTTAAATGAGAAACTGGACCGGGAGGAGCTATGTGGCCCTACCGAGCCCTGTGTACTACCTTTCCAGATGTTACTGGAAAATCCCTTGAAGTTTTTCCAGGCTGAGCTACGGATTAGGGACATAAATGATCATTCTCCAGTTTTCCtagacaaagaaataatattgAAAATTTCAGAAAGTATCACTCCTGGAACTACTTTCCTAATAGAGCGTGCCCAGGACTTAGATGTAGGAAGCAACAGTCTCCAAAGGTACGCGGTCAGCCCCAATTCCCACTTCCATCTTAAATTACAAGACAGTTCCGACGGCACAATATTACCACAGCTGGTGCTGGACAAAGCGCTGGATCGAGAGGAACAGCCTGAGATCAGATTAACCCTCACAGCGCTGGACGGCGGGATTCCACCCAGGTCTGGGACCGCCCTAATCCGCATTGAAGTCTTAGACATCAATGATAATGCCCCCGAGTTTGCAAAGCTGCACTATGAGGTGCATGTCCTAGAAAACAGCCCCATTGGCTCCCAGGTTGCCATTGTCTCTGCCAGAGATTTAGATATTGGAACCTATGGAGAAATATCTTATGTACTTTCCCAAGCATCTGAGGATATTCGGAAAACATTTGGAATAAATGCAAAATCGGGAGAACTCCTTTTAACACAGGAACTGGATTTTGAATCTATTCAGACTTATACATTAAATATTCAGGCGACAGATGGTGGGGGCCTTTCTGGCAGTTGTGTGGTGTTTGTCCAAGTGATGGATTTGAATGACAACCCGCCGGAACTGACCATGTCAACGCTTATCAGTGAGATCCCAGAAAACTTGCAGGAGACCGTAATTGCTGTATTCAGCGTTTCAGATCCTGACTCAGGAGACAATGGAAGGATGGTTTGCTCCATCCAAGATGATCTTCCTTTCATTCTTAAACCctctgttgagaatttttacactTTAGTCACAAACACAGCCCTGGACCGAGAAACAAGATCCGAATATAACATCACCATCACCGTCACAGATATGGGGACACCAAGACTGAAAACCCAGCACAACATAACCGTGCTGGTGTCCGACGTCAACGACAACGCCCCCGCCTTCACCCAGACCTCCTACACCCTGTCCGTCCGCGAGAACAACAGCCCCGCCCTGCACATCGGCAGCGTCCGCGCCACAGACAGAGACGCGGGCGCCAACGCCCAGGTCACCTACTCGCTGCTGCCGCCCCTCGACGCGCACGTGCCCCTGGCCTCCCTGGTGTCCATCAACCCGGACAACGGCCACCTGTTCGCCCTGAGGTCCCTGGACTACGAGGCCCTGCGGGCGTTCGAGTTCCGCGTGGGCGCCGCCGACCGCGGCTCGCCTGCGCTCAGCAGCCAGGCGCTGGTGCGCGTGCTCGTGGCGGACGACAACGACAACGCGCCCTTCGTGCTGTACCCGCTGCAGAACGCCTCGGCGCCCTGCACCGAGCTGGTGCCCAGGGCGGCCGAGGCGGGCTACCTGGTGACCAAGGTGGTGGCGGTGGACGGCGACTCGGGCCAGAACGCCTGGCTCTCGTACCAGCTGCTCAAGGCCACGGAGCCCGGGCTGTTCGGCGTGTGGGCTCACAACGGCGAGCTGCGCACGGCCCGGCTGCTGAGCGAGCGCGACGCGGCCAAGCACAGGCTGGTGGTGCTGGTCAAGGACAACGGCGAGCCGCCGCTGTCGGCCAGCG contains:
- the LOC133090019 gene encoding protocadherin beta-2; translated protein: MEAGERKKCFLKQRQVLIFFVLLGIAQAGSEPRHYSVAEEMDSGSFVANLLKDLGLEVDDLAARAPRVVSKGKKMPLHFDRQTGDLLLNEKLDREELCGPTEPCVLPFQMLLENPLKFFQAELRIRDINDHSPVFLDKEIILKISESITPGTTFLIERAQDLDVGSNSLQRYAVSPNSHFHLKLQDSSDGTILPQLVLDKALDREEQPEIRLTLTALDGGIPPRSGTALIRIEVLDINDNAPEFAKLHYEVHVLENSPIGSQVAIVSARDLDIGTYGEISYVLSQASEDIRKTFGINAKSGELLLTQELDFESIQTYTLNIQATDGGGLSGSCVVFVQVMDLNDNPPELTMSTLISEIPENLQETVIAVFSVSDPDSGDNGRMVCSIQDDLPFILKPSVENFYTLVTNTALDRETRSEYNITITVTDMGTPRLKTQHNITVLVSDVNDNAPAFTQTSYTLSVRENNSPALHIGSVRATDRDAGANAQVTYSLLPPLDAHVPLASLVSINPDNGHLFALRSLDYEALRAFEFRVGAADRGSPALSSQALVRVLVADDNDNAPFVLYPLQNASAPCTELVPRAAEAGYLVTKVVAVDGDSGQNAWLSYQLLKATEPGLFGVWAHNGELRTARLLSERDAAKHRLVVLVKDNGEPPLSASVTLHVLLVDGFSQPYLPAPEAEAVDAAPAAPLTVYLVVSLASVSSLFLCSVLVFVAVRLCRRGGAASVGRCSVPEGPFPGHLVDVSGTGTLSQSYQYEVCLTGGSGTSKFFKPIIPNFLTQDEERVNEANPSFRNSFEFS